From Chloracidobacterium thermophilum B:
GCGGAAACTCCATCGCCGGGGCGACCACACCCCCGCCGGGCGGGCCGCCCAACCACACCACTGGCCTTCCCCCCACCTCTCACTTCGCTCTCTACCGCGCCGGTAACATCCTGCAGCCGAGCCGGCTGGTGTATGCCAAGTGGGAAAGCACAACCTCTCCAACGCCAGGAACTAACGACGTACGCGGCTGCGGTATCGGCCACGGAACCCTCTGCGCGCATATCATCGCCGGCAACGTACCGGCGTCACTGCCCCGCGCCCTGCCCCACGCCGAAAATGACCCCCCGAACTTCTACTACGGTCTAGGTGTGGCTCCCTTCGTGCGGATTGGCAGTTCAGCGATTTTTAACTCTGGTGGCACGTTTGTGAACCCCAACTTCAACGACATGCTCGCGCGGTCATACCAGTACGGTGCGCGCATCAGCTCAAACAGTTGGGGCGCGGCGGTCTCCGGCGCGTACAACACGAGCTCACAAGCCTACGACTTTCTCGTGCGTGATGCTCAGCAACCAGGATCGGCTCACCCGACACCGGGCAACCAGGAAATGGTCATCGTATTTGCCGCCGGCAACAGTGGCCCTGGTACCCAAACGGTTGGCTCACCGGCCACTGCGAAGAACGTCATCACGGTGGGTGCTAGCCAAAACACCCGCAGCGCCGGTGAGAATGCCGAAAACATGGCCAGCTTTTCAAGCCGCGGACCTTGCGCCGACGGGCGCCGGAAGCCCGACCTGGTGGCGCCAGGGACAACGGTTTCCGGTGGGGTGCTCCAGGTTGGCACCCCTGACCCAAATGGCCCTGGTAACCCTGATCCGTGTGTGACAAGCGCCCCTTTGCCCGGAACAACCGGCTACTATCGCGCTTCAAGCGGGACAAGCTTTTCCTGTCCGGCGGTTGCAGGTGGTGCTGCGCTTGTCCGGCAGTATTTCCTCAACAACCCCGGCCCGCCTTTCAACGGCACCGCGCCCAGCCCGGCGATGACCAAGGCGTATCTGATGAACTCCGCCGAGTATATGACGGGCACGGGCGCCGGTGACACGCTCTGGTCAAACAATCAGGGCATGGGTCGCATGGCGCTTAACCGCGCATTTGACAGCGCCCCACGGGTGCTGCGCGACCAGGTCCCGGCGGACAAGTTCACAGCAAGCGGACAGGTTCGGACTCTTGCCGTAGCTTTTCCGGCCTCTGGACCTCTGCGCATCACGCTGGCGTGGACGGATGTCCCCGGCGCCACCACTGGCACCGGGCCACGCCTTGTCAACGACCTTGACCTCCAAGTTAGTGTTGGCGGCGACACCTATCGCGGCAACAACTTCTCCGGGGCCAACTCCATCCCCGGCGGTGCATTTGACCGCCTCAACAACGTCGAGAGTGTTTTCCTTCCGGCAGGCAGCTACCCGGCCGGGACGCCCGTGATCATCCAGGTGAGCGCCTTCAACATTGCCGGCGATGGCGTCCCTGGCGATGGCGACCTACTCGACCAGGACTACGCCTTGGTGGTGTACAACGCGCAGACGGTAACGGGTCCCCTTGCGGCCTTCGCAGGCCAGACCACGACCGAACTACCGGGCGCGGCCAACAGCGACGGTGACAGCTTCTTTGAACCATGCGAGACCCTGCAATCAGCTATCACGGTAACGAATGTGGGCACCGCGACGGCAACGGGAGTCAACGTCACCATCACCTCCACGACACCAGGGGTGACGATTGTCAACGGCAGCGCAAGCCTTGGCTCGTTGGCGCCGGGCGCGAGTGCAACCGGCAACGTGACCTTCAAGCTTCTCCCGACCTTTGTGCCGGGGACGACCGTCACCATCAACGTGTCAGTCACGTTTGGGCCGGGCAGTGGGTCAACTACGGCGAGCTACACAGTGCCGACAAGTTGTCCGTTAGCGCCGGGCGGCACGTTTACCTTTTCCAACCCGGCGCCGATCACCATTCCGCTTTCGGGTCCGGCGACGCCTTATCCGTCCACCATCAATGTGAGCGGCATTCCTGCGGGACACGTGATCACCAAGGTGACGGTGACAATCACCAACTTCAACCACACCTGGCCTAGCGACGTAGGTGTGGCACTGCGGGGTCCAGGTGGTCAGATTTGTGTGCTGTTCAATAATGCCATTGGCGGGTCTGGTGGCGTAACGAACCGCACCTACACGTTTGACCAGACAGCCCCGCCATTGCCAACGTCGGGCTTCCCGCCCAGTGGGACCTATGGTCCGAACAACAACGGCGGAGGGCGGACCTTCGCGGCCCCGCTGCCGTCGCCGCCCTACAACAGCAACCTGAACA
This genomic window contains:
- a CDS encoding S8 family serine peptidase, producing MSSTSQHRPQRARWLAGLVATTALAGLTALPLVHVSSAPPTDTGKKGRHFRLAAPYDFTAETHGHKFITRTADARAEAERLGAQLVADYGTFQLYSTDSDNTSAFGNTSGIEMADEFNVVHLNVPINTTSRGAQELAEAGKAAQERLYPGGKRLHVVQFAGPTRPEWFSALQKTGARIINYLPHNAYLVYGDAASLERVSRLGEDARQTGDTTKVTKSFKQWDGPYLAAFKLDPSTAEVALEGTQRYAVQLVADPDTNQATLQLAESFVGKPAIQKYQIADFVNFIVELPSGALMRLAAQEDVISIMPYTEPTLLDERQNQILINSLTGGIPNLSTPYATFLTAAGFPPLNSTFTSAFVVDVGDQMVDSGNSIAGATTPPPGGPPNHTTGLPPTSHFALYRAGNILQPSRLVYAKWESTTSPTPGTNDVRGCGIGHGTLCAHIIAGNVPASLPRALPHAENDPPNFYYGLGVAPFVRIGSSAIFNSGGTFVNPNFNDMLARSYQYGARISSNSWGAAVSGAYNTSSQAYDFLVRDAQQPGSAHPTPGNQEMVIVFAAGNSGPGTQTVGSPATAKNVITVGASQNTRSAGENAENMASFSSRGPCADGRRKPDLVAPGTTVSGGVLQVGTPDPNGPGNPDPCVTSAPLPGTTGYYRASSGTSFSCPAVAGGAALVRQYFLNNPGPPFNGTAPSPAMTKAYLMNSAEYMTGTGAGDTLWSNNQGMGRMALNRAFDSAPRVLRDQVPADKFTASGQVRTLAVAFPASGPLRITLAWTDVPGATTGTGPRLVNDLDLQVSVGGDTYRGNNFSGANSIPGGAFDRLNNVESVFLPAGSYPAGTPVIIQVSAFNIAGDGVPGDGDLLDQDYALVVYNAQTVTGPLAAFAGQTTTELPGAANSDGDSFFEPCETLQSAITVTNVGTATATGVNVTITSTTPGVTIVNGSASLGSLAPGASATGNVTFKLLPTFVPGTTVTINVSVTFGPGSGSTTASYTVPTSCPLAPGGTFTFSNPAPITIPLSGPATPYPSTINVSGIPAGHVITKVTVTITNFNHTWPSDVGVALRGPGGQICVLFNNAIGGSGGVTNRTYTFDQTAPPLPTSGFPPSGTYGPNNNGGGRTFAAPLPSPPYNSNLNIFNGLSGASVNGTWELFVQDFVGGDAGNINGGWSITIQTGTLNCSTTAPCLTNVNSQVQMLIYPSATTALFGCPGYPLQATLVGLLTNIGAAPLSNIAIQVTGLGFPNFTNPNAVILASPNPHRLASADDYFGPCAYTGGQAGSIQTTLNGQPPVGTGVPISPLAAGQSTSVFFRVRVPSTGPIRLLVNVLAIVGPVSTTESVETQRQVIRTMVIDVVPDADGKLTARVVRDEPVTPKAASGEDATATTPARTPVVAAPGRRR